The following coding sequences are from one Anguilla anguilla isolate fAngAng1 chromosome 12, fAngAng1.pri, whole genome shotgun sequence window:
- the nkapd1 gene encoding uncharacterized protein NKAPD1 isoform X1 — protein sequence MSQIPMGKVLFRNLLRHTGAHNKILEESEMWKQRDMEKHSSDDQVMLHGRKPAHMYRGHMHCDRFLEETSASGDRDREDDREARFLTRKIYEIKASDPNRWGHSGFKELYPEEFESGGEKEGSNGENLQLRKRRRASLGGERHKHSKKSSRKKKKKKEKKKRKVQEEEEEEEESGQGRRSSSSERSDSERRRRRRKGGKSKHRRKKKERERREESCSGDSASEGGGGRRARRPGKRRRKAGSDGEGRAPDEPHKKKRKDWKAANEENSEESSED from the exons ATGTCCCAGATACCTATGGGTAAAGTGTTATTCAGAAATCTACTTCGCCACACGGGTGCTCATAATAAG ATTCTAGAAGAGTCTGAGATGTGGAAGCAGAGGGACATGGAGAAGCATTCTTCGGATGACCAGGTTATGCTCCACGGACGAAAGCCTGCACACATGTACAG GGGTCACATGCACTGCGACCGCTTCCTGGAGGAGACCTCCGCCTcgggggacagggacagggaagACGACCGGGAGGCCCGCTTCCTGACCCGGAAAATTTACGAGATTAAGGCCAGCGACCCCAACAG GTGGGGGCACAGCGGGTTTAAGGAGCTCTACCCAGAGGAGTTTGAGTCGGGCGG CGAGAAGGAGGGCAGCAACGGCGAGAACCTGCAGctcaggaagaggaggagggccAGCCTGGGGGGCGAGAGACACAAGCACTCCAAGAAGTCCTCccgcaagaagaagaagaaaaaggagaagaagaagaggaaggtgcaggaggaagaggaggaggaggaggagagcgggcagggcaggaggagcagcagcagcgagaGGAGCGACAGCGAGAGGCGCAGACGACGGAGGAAAGGCGGCAAGAGCAAACACcggaggaagaagaaggagagggagaggagggaggagagctgCTCGGGGGACAGCGCctcagaggggggcgggggcaggcgGGCACGGAGGCCCGGGAAACGCCGCAGGAAGGCGGGGTCGGACGGCGAGGGCCGCGCCCCGGACGAGCCGCacaagaagaagagaaaagacTGGAAAGCCGCGAACGAGGAGAACTCTGAGGAGAGCTCGGAGGACTGA
- the nkapd1 gene encoding uncharacterized protein NKAPD1 isoform X2, whose protein sequence is MSQIPMGKVLFRNLLRHTGAHNKILEESEMWKQRDMEKHSSDDQVMLHGRKPAHMYRWGHSGFKELYPEEFESGGEKEGSNGENLQLRKRRRASLGGERHKHSKKSSRKKKKKKEKKKRKVQEEEEEEEESGQGRRSSSSERSDSERRRRRRKGGKSKHRRKKKERERREESCSGDSASEGGGGRRARRPGKRRRKAGSDGEGRAPDEPHKKKRKDWKAANEENSEESSED, encoded by the exons ATGTCCCAGATACCTATGGGTAAAGTGTTATTCAGAAATCTACTTCGCCACACGGGTGCTCATAATAAG ATTCTAGAAGAGTCTGAGATGTGGAAGCAGAGGGACATGGAGAAGCATTCTTCGGATGACCAGGTTATGCTCCACGGACGAAAGCCTGCACACATGTACAG GTGGGGGCACAGCGGGTTTAAGGAGCTCTACCCAGAGGAGTTTGAGTCGGGCGG CGAGAAGGAGGGCAGCAACGGCGAGAACCTGCAGctcaggaagaggaggagggccAGCCTGGGGGGCGAGAGACACAAGCACTCCAAGAAGTCCTCccgcaagaagaagaagaaaaaggagaagaagaagaggaaggtgcaggaggaagaggaggaggaggaggagagcgggcagggcaggaggagcagcagcagcgagaGGAGCGACAGCGAGAGGCGCAGACGACGGAGGAAAGGCGGCAAGAGCAAACACcggaggaagaagaaggagagggagaggagggaggagagctgCTCGGGGGACAGCGCctcagaggggggcgggggcaggcgGGCACGGAGGCCCGGGAAACGCCGCAGGAAGGCGGGGTCGGACGGCGAGGGCCGCGCCCCGGACGAGCCGCacaagaagaagagaaaagacTGGAAAGCCGCGAACGAGGAGAACTCTGAGGAGAGCTCGGAGGACTGA